The DNA segment TTCTTTGTTTCAATTGCAATATACTAATTTACTGTTTATTACGAAAGAAAAACAATACTAAATTATCGTTTTTTCAGTGATCATTTTAATCTGTTAAAGTAGAACTAATAGAACTGCGATTATTTTCGCAACTTTTTTCACCATACTCTTAATTTTAATAGCGTAAGATTAGAATCGTATTATTTTTGATGCGAATTATTTCTAATAATGGTACAAAAGCTGAAATTAGATCTATATATTCTCCTGAAACAACAAAGCGAAAGAATAAAATTAAGCATACAACAAAAATCCCCAAGAGTTGAACGCTTTCTTGGTACAATGGGCAAAGGAAGAAAAGAATTAAACTAAAAACATATACTTATTCCTAAGCTTAGCCCCCAATTATTATTTATCACACCACTAATAGTTGAATCTACACCGTCAATTTGATAGTTAATATCGCTTTGGTTTAATGCTTCGTTTGCCTCGGTTCTGAAGATTCCTTTCGCTTCTTTGATATAAATGGTCTCCTGGGTTTTGTTGGCCCAAAAATAATTGGCTCCCACATTTAAATACAACATTGTTCTTAGTTGAACCATCAGGTTAAATCCAGTTTCATAACCGTGCTGTTTTAAGCCGGTAAAAGCTCGTACTTTATCCGCAGTAAACTTTTTACCACCAAATTTAAACTCGGCATCTGAATTACTTGTGCCCAGGCTTTGTCCGAAATTGCGCCATGAATATCCTAGAGAAATATTTCCGTATACATTTTTGCCTACTGTTTTTATTGGAAGCCTTAGGTTATAGTATAAAGCTCCGGCTTTACTATGGTAAGATTTACTTAATGAAGCATTTGTTTTATATCCAATCCCATGATAGGGTGATAACTTATATATCATCCAGGTCTCAAAATTTAACACAGTACTTGACACATCCAATTGTTTATTAAAATTATGATGTTTGTAACTCAAATTAATTTGAGATGCCGGCATAGAATAATCAAAATAGGTAACTCCAAATGCACCATCAAGTCTGCTCAGTATTTTTATAAGTATCTCCTTTTTACTAGGCTTAGGTGTAGGTTTATTGAATAATTCTTTTGCCATAATAGTATCAATCTCAATAGCATTGGGCATGGTAGCATAATCTTTCCAGTTGCTTTGTGCATATTCAGTAGCTTCGAGTGTGGGTACGTAGCTAATAGGGGTTTGTTGTTCGAAAGGAATTTTTTGCACTGAATCCTTTTGCATTGAAGTAACTACATTTTCATCTATTAAATAATAAATACTATCCTTATGAACAAGCTTTTCTTTATAATAGGATGATTGATAATAGAAAATAGAATCAAGTATGTTGTAATTTACCACAAAATCAAAATCTTTGCCTTTAATGTCGCGGTGCAAACCTAATATATCATTATATCTTTCTTCTATCCATTTATCTGTAGGCTTTAATTCTACCTTTAAATATCCTAAACTTTTCACATCAATATAAAACTTGCCTTTATAACGTAATTTTTTACCCTGCTTAGGTTTAAAAGCTATTACATATACTTTCCTATCATTATAATGCTCTTGCCCTACTAATTTATAATTATAATCTTTATGAGGTTCTAAAAAAATACTACGATTTTTAATAATATCGTCATTATGAATACTATGAACACCTCCATAATAGAAATATCTAAAGTCATCACTTTGCTCAGATTCTCTATACTTTCGGGTTTTCAGAACCTCAACAGTACCATCTGATTTATTGTGGTAGGATGGCTTATAGGCCCGAAGCAAAACTTCATTAAATCTAATATACTCCTCATTACCATTTTGAATGCCTCCACGGCAAAAAACTTGATAGGAGGTGGGAAGGTCAGGGTAATTCTTAGGAATCAAATCATAAGCTTTGCGTAAAAAACTTCGCAGGGTACTATCGGGCATTACGACAACTTCGCTAATGGGGATTAAAGAAGGCTGCAATGCAACATTAGGATTGTTTTTCAGTAGACTTTGCTTTATTTCTTTTGATTGATACCCAATATAACTAAAGCAAATGGTATAATCCTTTCCTTGAGGAATTTTTAGTTTGTAATTTCCATTGGCATCAGATACCGTTCCGTTATAAGTTCCTTTTAGGCTAATATTCACAAAGGGAATGGATTTATGGCTTTGGGCATCGGTAATTTTTCCTTCAAATGTTTGAGCAGAAACAATAATTAATGAAGAAATTAACTCCAAGCATAGAATTATGTAAAGTTTGATTTTCATATTAAAAACACTAGGAAGTCTGCTTGTTAAACAACAGACCTCCTAGTTCAATTTGATATTTAATTAGTATGGTCAGCAACAATAGCTCCAATAAAAAACACCGATAAGCAAAAGTGCAATTACTCCAATGTACACGCGGTTAAACCTCTTGTTATTAACCACAAAATGATTCTCTACCGCATGATTTATTATATCGGCCGGAAATATTTTATCACTCATAAATTAAAAATAGAATAGGTTTAAAACTTTAAAATAGAAGCTTGCATTAAAAATAGGCCACCGTTAATAGTTTGGCATTCCTCGATAGGAACAATTTCAATGGGTGTATTCACCTTAATTTTTAAATTATTAGCGTAATAAAAGGTATTGTACTTTTTCGAGTAGTTGATTTGTACCCCCATTAAGGAGAAGTCCTCCAGTAATTCGTATAATTTGCTACGCGATATTTTTATTCTTTTAGCAAATTGTTCGCCATTACCCGTCTTTTGCGCAGTAATTAATGATGCCATCCTTTTTAGCGGAATGGCCTTTTCATTTAAGATCATTTGGTTGTCCTCCAGTTTAAAGTTTAATGGCTTTCGAAGATTCTTACTTAAGAATAATCTTGTATTGATTTATAGTTAAATTCATATTTAAAAAATAGGAATCAAAAATTTTCAATATTGTTTTGGTCGAATCAAAAATAAGCAAAAATATGTAATGTACAAAACGAAATAGTAGTATGCTAATATTGTATTCAAGCATTAATATTTTATAAAAGCATAAATATTAGTAATACACAATGGTTAAAATGATAGTAAAAAACGTACAATATTATTGTTATTTACATTTGCAAATGTATTAGTATATCTACTCTACTTTTAAGCCATCTTTATCAATCCCCCAGAAAATTCTAACGACTTAGCAGAGCCTTCATTTACTTTATATCCTGCACTTTCAATTTTTACAGCTACCTGTGGGCCTGCAGTTGTTGAAGCTTTTCCTTCAACAACCCCTGTGACCTCTGTTTCTGCAATTAGAATCTTCCTGTTAATGATAGAATTAAGCTTCTACCGGGAGAACTGATTCCGGAAGCAAAAGTTTTGTAGTGTCTATCCAGTATATTCTCTACTGAAGCTTGTATTGTGACAGCATTATGTAGTTGATATTGCGTTGCCAGATTAAAGGTTTGCCAAGCCGGAAAGCCACCGGGCGTTCCTTCATCTTCGTTATCTTCTCCGTAGGGCGACATGTCTTTGTATTTTTTCTCGCCCTGGTAGTGCATGTAAAATTCAGTCTTGAAATTTTTATGTCTGTAATGGACAGTCACCTTCCCAAAGATTGGTGTGATATGTCCCATGGGTTCACCAGTAGAACTCACTTGACCATGGGTGTAATTGAGGGTAGCGCTTACAGATATGTTATGAAAGGGTTGGGCTTGCATTCCTGCCGATAAACCTTTTATGATGGCTTTCTGTTGATTGCTGTTGATATACATACGGTACATATCCCCATCATATTCGATAGAGTCACTTCCTTGATAATTGTAGTATTCGCGAACGATGGCATCGTGTAACCAGGTGTTGTATAAGGTGAGGTTTACAATGAAGTTTTCGTTGTAAAAGCTTTTTTCGGCAGAAAGTTCTGCATTAAAGGCGTATTCCGGTTTTAGGAATGGGTTGGGCATACTTATTTCATCATTTTTGGCCCTAATCTTACCGTAATCATCCACATTGGGAACGCGATAGCCGGATGCTATAACAGCAGAAAGTTTCCAGGAATCTCTGGGTAGGTAAACCATGCCCATACTGGCCGAAGGAGCCTTATTATCCATTATTAGATTGCTAACAATGGGTGTAAATAATTTATCGGCCTTAAACGTAGAGTTGTATTTGAAATACCCAAATCGGATGCCTGTATTGATGTTGACTTTTTCGTGGAGGTTTTTATGGTAGTTTAAATATATGGCATATGATTGAAAGAAGCTACCTCCATTGGGATATCTACTGCTTGCTGTACTGTGCTCCCCCGTTTCTATGTGGGTGTACTTTCCGTGAGAAGACATATCATTAAATAGAATTTCGGCTCCATAGTTTATTTTTGAAGAAGCATTCAGTTTTTTTACCAGATCTAAGTTTAGGCTGTATGCCTCAAGATGTTCTTCTTGTGAAAGCCTGTTGGTATTGTTGAATTTTCTACTATACCTGGATTCCTTTATTTTTTGATAAGCCACAATGGTGTTTATTGACGAAAACCATTGGGTTTCTTTGTTGTACTTGCTCTGGGCTGATGTGAGTAGTCTTTCTTGTGGGCCGTAATAATATTGTGCGTATTTGAGGGTGTTGTTTTTATAGTCGTTGAGCGCATCAAAACGGTTTATATTGGAAGAGGTGGAGTATTGGAAGTTAAAAATAACAGCGTGGTTACGTGAGGTGGCGAATTTAAATTTCTGTAATAAGTCGTATTGTTGGTATCCTGTATATGGTTGAGTATATGGATCTTTATTTGTTATCATTGAGTCTATTCCATTGATTCTTTGGGCATAATGAAACACTTTGCCCCAATTGTCCGGCACATTGCTGCTTTTGTTTTTGCCCATTTTTATATCTCCAAAGTCACTGTATGTAAAGCTGGAAAGAGAAGCCCAATGTTTGAATCCGGCATTTATATGAATGTTGGCTTTGGTGGAGTTGGAGGCACTCATGCTTTGAATGGAGCTTTCAACAGACAGCTCTGTTAAATCATTGTTTGACAAAATCGGATCCTTACTGAAATATCTGACGACGCCGCCCAGTGCATCGCTTCCGTACATGACAGATGATGGGCCGAAAAGAATTTCTGTGTTTTCTAATACATATGGATCGATGGTAATACTATTTTGTAGGTGTCCGCTTCTGTAAATGGCATTGTTCATACGGATGCCATCCATTACCAGTAATACACGATTGGCCTCAAAGCCTCTTAAAATGGGGCTGCCACCACCACTCTGGCTTTTTTGTACGGCCACATAACCGCTGCTGCTTAGAATATCGGCTGCGGTAGGTGTATTTTTAAATTGAATAGTGCGGGGTTGTACCGATTTCAAAAAATAAGGAATATTTTTTTTGTTTTCTTGTGTACGGGAAGCAGAAACCACGAACTCATCCAGGGTAAATATTTTGGGGCATAGGGTGATATATTTAGGAAGTTGTTTCTTGGAGCTTAGCACATAAAGTTCATAAGCAGGGTGTTTAAACCAGAGATGGGCGTCCCGTTTAAAAAGAGATATGTCCACTATTCCGTCGTCGTTGGTTCCGGCAGTCATGGTCTCTGTCTCGTCAAAAACCATTACGTTTGATACAGGCATATGTATGTCAGCATCAACAACTTTAATGGTTTGCGCCAGCGGAGAAACACAAATTAGTAGGAAAGTAAAGAGTAAACAGTGTTTATGTATTTGATACATGGTTTAAATTACGGTTGTTGAAACATGCTTTTAGCGGTTTCTATCATTCCTTGTTTATCAAAACCGCATTCATGCTGTAATTCTGTTTGGGTACCATGGTCAACAAATCTATCGGGAACACCTAGTTTTTTTACCTGTGCCGAATAGCCGTTTTCCACCATGAACTCAATAACAGCACTACCTATTCCTCCAATAATCGTTCCATCTTCTACTGTAATTATTTTTTTGTATTTTTTAAATACCTCGTGTAGGAGCTTCTCGTCAATGGGTTTGGCAAACCTCAGGTCGTATAAACCAGTAGATATGCCTTCGTCATCTAGCTTGTGACATGCTTGTAATGCCTTGTTGGCCAATGGTCCTATGGTGATAAAAGCCAGGTCGTCACCATCTTTTAGTTTTTCACCCTTGCCCACCTCAATCTTCTTAAAGGGGGTTTTCCATTGTGTGGTGGTGCCTGTACCTCTGGGATAACGAATGGCAAAGGGTCCCATGTTGGGTAATTGTGCCGTGTACATCAGGTTACGCAGTTCCTCTTCGTTACGAGGTGAAGAAACAATTAGGTTAGGTACCGGGCGGAAAAAGGCCAGGTCGTATACCCCATGATGGGTGGCTCCGTCAGCTCCTACGAGGCCTCCTCTGTCCAGGCAAAAAACAACATTTAGATTTTGTATCGCCACGTCATGTATTACCTGATCGTAGGCTCTTTGCATAAATGAGGAGTAGATATTGCAGTAGGGCACCATGCCTTCTATGGCCAGGCCGGCAGAGAATGTTACTGCGTGTTGCTCTGCAATACCTACATCAAAAGCCCTATCTGGCATCTTCTCCATCATGATATTTAAGGAACAACCAGAGGGCATGGCAGGAGTGATGCCCATTATTTTTTTGTTTTTTTCGGCTAATTCCACAATGGTATGCCCAAATACTTCCTGGTATTTAGGCGGCTTGGGTTTGTTGGAAGTGTGATCCAGTTTTTCACCTGTGTTTTTGTCGAACTTGGCTCCTGTTGCATGCCAGGCTGTTTGGTTTTCTTCGGCTAACTTAAAGCCCTTGCCTTTTTTTGTTTTGCAATGCAAGACCTTAGGTCCTGGGATGTTCTTTAGGTCTTGAAGTACTTTCACCAAGTGGTTAATGTCATGTCCATCAACAGGGCCGAAATACCTAATATTTAGGCCTTCGAATATATTGGTCTGCTTGGTGAGCAGTGATTTGATGCTATTATTGATGGCAACAATTTTATGCCGTGAATCGGGGCCGGTAATCTTAAGCTTCTCCAGCCCTCTTATTACTTCTTTTCTTATTTTATTATATGTCTGCGAGGTTGATATGTCTACCAGGTAATCGCTCAGTCCTCCGGTGTTGGGGTCGATGGCCATGTTGTTGTCATTTAATATGATCAACATGTTAGATTTTGAGCTGCTTAGGTTGTTAAGTCCTTCAAAGGCCAGGCCAGCGGTCATACTGCCATCTCCAATAACCGCTACAACATGCTTGTCGTCCTCGTTATTTGCTTTGGCAGCGATGGACATTCCCAGGGCTGCAGATATGGAGGTAGAAGAGTGTCCTACACCAAAAGCATCGTATTCACTTTCGGTAATATTCGGAAATCCGCTTAAACCTTTATACTTTCTGTTGGTGTGAAAATTATTTTTACGGGCAGTCAATATTTTGTGTCCATATGCCTGATGACCCACATCCCATATGATTTTATCATAAGGTGTATTGTAAACGTAATGAAGAGCAACGGTCAGTTCAACGACACCCAGACTTGCGCCAAAGTGACCCGGGTTGCAAGATACAGCATCGATAATAAAATCCCGTAGCTCGGCACATATCTGTTCAAGATCCTTTTCGCTAAATTTCTTTAAGTCGTCAGGGGTGTTAATCTGCTCAAGCTTGCTGTTCCCTTTTTTCATTGGTTTAAATTTGTGTAGTGTACAGATAATCAGCCAAGCTTACCAATGCTTTTTTTAGCTTGATTATATGTTCCGGTTGTTCCTGTGTCATTTTTTTGTTAATGGGTAAAAAAATATCGGGCACAAATATAATACTTTGGGGTGAATTAATAGGTGTCGAATGTCTGCATTTTGCCATAATCAGATATTT comes from the Saccharicrinis fermentans DSM 9555 = JCM 21142 genome and includes:
- a CDS encoding carboxypeptidase-like regulatory domain-containing protein, which produces MKIKLYIILCLELISSLIIVSAQTFEGKITDAQSHKSIPFVNISLKGTYNGTVSDANGNYKLKIPQGKDYTICFSYIGYQSKEIKQSLLKNNPNVALQPSLIPISEVVVMPDSTLRSFLRKAYDLIPKNYPDLPTSYQVFCRGGIQNGNEEYIRFNEVLLRAYKPSYHNKSDGTVEVLKTRKYRESEQSDDFRYFYYGGVHSIHNDDIIKNRSIFLEPHKDYNYKLVGQEHYNDRKVYVIAFKPKQGKKLRYKGKFYIDVKSLGYLKVELKPTDKWIEERYNDILGLHRDIKGKDFDFVVNYNILDSIFYYQSSYYKEKLVHKDSIYYLIDENVVTSMQKDSVQKIPFEQQTPISYVPTLEATEYAQSNWKDYATMPNAIEIDTIMAKELFNKPTPKPSKKEILIKILSRLDGAFGVTYFDYSMPASQINLSYKHHNFNKQLDVSSTVLNFETWMIYKLSPYHGIGYKTNASLSKSYHSKAGALYYNLRLPIKTVGKNVYGNISLGYSWRNFGQSLGTSNSDAEFKFGGKKFTADKVRAFTGLKQHGYETGFNLMVQLRTMLYLNVGANYFWANKTQETIYIKEAKGIFRTEANEALNQSDINYQIDGVDSTISGVINNNWGLSLGISICF
- a CDS encoding TonB-dependent receptor plug domain-containing protein — encoded protein: MYQIHKHCLLFTFLLICVSPLAQTIKVVDADIHMPVSNVMVFDETETMTAGTNDDGIVDISLFKRDAHLWFKHPAYELYVLSSKKQLPKYITLCPKIFTLDEFVVSASRTQENKKNIPYFLKSVQPRTIQFKNTPTAADILSSSGYVAVQKSQSGGGSPILRGFEANRVLLVMDGIRMNNAIYRSGHLQNSITIDPYVLENTEILFGPSSVMYGSDALGGVVRYFSKDPILSNNDLTELSVESSIQSMSASNSTKANIHINAGFKHWASLSSFTYSDFGDIKMGKNKSSNVPDNWGKVFHYAQRINGIDSMITNKDPYTQPYTGYQQYDLLQKFKFATSRNHAVIFNFQYSTSSNINRFDALNDYKNNTLKYAQYYYGPQERLLTSAQSKYNKETQWFSSINTIVAYQKIKESRYSRKFNNTNRLSQEEHLEAYSLNLDLVKKLNASSKINYGAEILFNDMSSHGKYTHIETGEHSTASSRYPNGGSFFQSYAIYLNYHKNLHEKVNINTGIRFGYFKYNSTFKADKLFTPIVSNLIMDNKAPSASMGMVYLPRDSWKLSAVIASGYRVPNVDDYGKIRAKNDEISMPNPFLKPEYAFNAELSAEKSFYNENFIVNLTLYNTWLHDAIVREYYNYQGSDSIEYDGDMYRMYINSNQQKAIIKGLSAGMQAQPFHNISVSATLNYTHGQVSSTGEPMGHITPIFGKVTVHYRHKNFKTEFYMHYQGEKKYKDMSPYGEDNEDEGTPGGFPAWQTFNLATQYQLHNAVTIQASVENILDRHYKTFASGISSPGRSLILSLTGRF
- the dxs gene encoding 1-deoxy-D-xylulose-5-phosphate synthase — translated: MKKGNSKLEQINTPDDLKKFSEKDLEQICAELRDFIIDAVSCNPGHFGASLGVVELTVALHYVYNTPYDKIIWDVGHQAYGHKILTARKNNFHTNRKYKGLSGFPNITESEYDAFGVGHSSTSISAALGMSIAAKANNEDDKHVVAVIGDGSMTAGLAFEGLNNLSSSKSNMLIILNDNNMAIDPNTGGLSDYLVDISTSQTYNKIRKEVIRGLEKLKITGPDSRHKIVAINNSIKSLLTKQTNIFEGLNIRYFGPVDGHDINHLVKVLQDLKNIPGPKVLHCKTKKGKGFKLAEENQTAWHATGAKFDKNTGEKLDHTSNKPKPPKYQEVFGHTIVELAEKNKKIMGITPAMPSGCSLNIMMEKMPDRAFDVGIAEQHAVTFSAGLAIEGMVPYCNIYSSFMQRAYDQVIHDVAIQNLNVVFCLDRGGLVGADGATHHGVYDLAFFRPVPNLIVSSPRNEEELRNLMYTAQLPNMGPFAIRYPRGTGTTTQWKTPFKKIEVGKGEKLKDGDDLAFITIGPLANKALQACHKLDDEGISTGLYDLRFAKPIDEKLLHEVFKKYKKIITVEDGTIIGGIGSAVIEFMVENGYSAQVKKLGVPDRFVDHGTQTELQHECGFDKQGMIETAKSMFQQP